The sequence GCATCGTAGTGCATCGCCTCATGGTGACCGGCCTCCTTCGCTTCGGCCTGGCGCCGGAAACGCTCGGCTTGATCGTCGGGATCGTTGAGCTCCGAGAACCCGTTCGCGATCTCCTGCCCCGCGATGAAAAACTCGAACCGATCCGTGATCGTGGGGTCCTCCGCGTTACGGCGTGCGAGCGGGGACACTTCGGTCGGATAGGCGGTGATGAAGCAAGGCGCACGGAGCTTTTCTTCGACGGTCTTCTCGAAGATCTCAAGCTGGATTTTACCGAGCCCAAAACCCGCTTCGATGGCGATCCCGAGCTGGTTGGCGTAGGCGCTCAAAGGATCCAAACGCTCCAAGGTCTCGGGTGCGAGCCCAGGATTGAATTGTATGATCGCTTCTTTGAGAGTCATGCGCGCGAACGGCCGCGACAAATCGAACTCCTCGTCTTGGTAGCGGAGCGCCGTGCTCCCGAGGATCGTTAGCGCGAGCTTGCGGATGAGATCTTCGGTGCGATCCATGAGATCCCCGTAATCCGCGTACGCCTCGTAGAACTCGAGCATTGTGAATTCCGGGTTGTGGCGGGTCGAGAGCCCTTCGTTGCGGAAATTACGGTTGATCTCGAACACCTTCTCCAGGCCGCCGACCACCAAGCGCTTGAGGAACAGCTCCGGGGCGATGCGCAGATAGAGTTGCATATCGAGCGCGTGGTGGTGGGTGACAAAAGGCCGCGCCGCCGCCCCGCCCGGAAGCACCTGCATCATCGGCGTCTCGACCTCGAGGTAGCCGCGGTGTTTCAAGTAATCACGGATAAACTCGATGATCGCCGATCGCCGCTCGAAAACCCGCCGGCTCGCCTCATTCATGATGAGATCGAGATAGCGCCGGCGGTAACGAGTCTCGACATCGCTGAGCCCGTGAAATTTCTCCGGCAAGGGATGCAGGCTCTTCGCGAGCAGGCGCACGCTTTGCACCGCAACGGACAACTCCCCGGTCTTGGTTTTAAACAAGCTCCCCGTGGCCCCGATGACATCACCGATGTCCCAGTCTTTGAAGGCATCGTAACGGCCTTCCCCAAGCAACTCACGGCGCAGATACAGTTGTATGCGGCCACTCATGTCCTGGAGGTGGGCAAAGGCGGCCTTGCCCATGACGCGCCGGGTCATCATGCGGCCGGCGATCGTGACCGCCATCGGCGCCGCCTCGAGCTCGGCGTGGTCTCGATCTCCGAAGCGCCGCTGCAGATCGGCCGCGAGCGCGTCGCGTTTGAAGTCATTGGGATAGGGATCCCCCTCGGCCCGCAGTTGCGCGAGCTTGGCGCGCCGCTGCGCGGATTGAACGTCGTGCTCGGACATCGCCCTGCTCACACCCCGAGCTTCAGGCTCGCCTCGATGAAGCGGTCCAGATCCCCATCGAGCACCGCCTGCGGATTACCGCTCTCCACCCCGGTGCGCAGGTCCTTGATGCGGGATTGATCGAGCACGTAGGAGCGGATCTGACTGCCCCAACCGATTTCCGCCTTCGATTCCTCGAGCGCTTGTTTTTCCGCGTTGCGTTTCTTCATTTCCGTTTCGTAGAGCTTGGCGCGCAGCATCTTCATGGCTTGCGCCCGGTTCTTATGTTGTGAGCGCTCGTTTTGACACTGGACCACGCTTCCCGTAGGCAGGTGCGTGATGCGGATCGCCGAATCGGTCTTGTTGACGTGCTGGCCGCCCGCGCCGCTGGCGCGATAGGTGTCGACTCGAAGGTCGGCAGGATTGATCACGATGTCCACACTGTCATCGATCTCAGGCGACACGAAAACCGAAGCGAAGGAGGTGTGGCGGCGGTTACCCGAATCGAAGGGCGACTTGCGCACCAAGCGGTGCACCCCGGTCTCGGTCCGCAGCCACCCAAAGGCATAGTCACCCTGAAAGTAAACCGTGGCGCTCTTGATCCCGGCGACCTCGCCGGGCGAGACCTCGATTAATTCACATTTGTAGCCGCGTCGGTCGCCCCACTTTAGATACATACGCAGCAGCATTTCCGCCCAATCCTGGGCTTCGGTACCACCCGCCCCGGCCTGGACATCGAGGAAGGCCGGGTTGGGATCCATTTTGCCCGAAAACATGCGCTGAAACTCGAGCGCGCCGACGCGCTCATCGATCGCGCTCACGTCCTCTGCCATGCCTTGCACGGCCGCCGCATCGTCCTCGGCCACCGCCAGTTCGAGCAGTTCCGCGGCGTCCGCCAGGTCGCGATCGAGGCCGTCGATCGCGCCCACCTCCCGTTCCAGCGCGGCGCGTTCCCTACCGAGCGCCTGCACCCGATCGAGATTCTCCCAGAGCGCCGGGTCTTCGAGCGCCTGGACCACCTCGCTCAGGCGGGCGTGCTTCCGGTCGTAGTCAAAGATACCCCCGTAGCGCGCCGAGTCGCTGCCGCGATTCCTGGATCTGATTCAAGATTAGACTGAGCTCAAGCATGAGTATCGGTGTTCGT is a genomic window of Pseudomonadota bacterium containing:
- the lysS gene encoding lysine--tRNA ligase, with the translated sequence MSEHDVQSAQRRAKLAQLRAEGDPYPNDFKRDALAADLQRRFGDRDHAELEAAPMAVTIAGRMMTRRVMGKAAFAHLQDMSGRIQLYLRRELLGEGRYDAFKDWDIGDVIGATGSLFKTKTGELSVAVQSVRLLAKSLHPLPEKFHGLSDVETRYRRRYLDLIMNEASRRVFERRSAIIEFIRDYLKHRGYLEVETPMMQVLPGGAAARPFVTHHHALDMQLYLRIAPELFLKRLVVGGLEKVFEINRNFRNEGLSTRHNPEFTMLEFYEAYADYGDLMDRTEDLIRKLALTILGSTALRYQDEEFDLSRPFARMTLKEAIIQFNPGLAPETLERLDPLSAYANQLGIAIEAGFGLGKIQLEIFEKTVEEKLRAPCFITAYPTEVSPLARRNAEDPTITDRFEFFIAGQEIANGFSELNDPDDQAERFRRQAEAKEAGHHEAMHYDADYVLALEYGLPPTAGEGIGIDRLVMLLTDSRSIRDVLLFPHIRPRTAEVAPG
- the prfB gene encoding peptide chain release factor 2 (programmed frameshift); translated protein: MLELSLILNQIQESRQRLGALRGYLDYDRKHARLSEVVQALEDPALWENLDRVQALGRERAALEREVGAIDGLDRDLADAAELLELAVAEDDAAAVQGMAEDVSAIDERVGALEFQRMFSGKMDPNPAFLDVQAGAGGTEAQDWAEMLLRMYLKWGDRRGYKCELIEVSPGEVAGIKSATVYFQGDYAFGWLRTETGVHRLVRKSPFDSGNRRHTSFASVFVSPEIDDSVDIVINPADLRVDTYRASGAGGQHVNKTDSAIRITHLPTGSVVQCQNERSQHKNRAQAMKMLRAKLYETEMKKRNAEKQALEESKAEIGWGSQIRSYVLDQSRIKDLRTGVESGNPQAVLDGDLDRFIEASLKLGV